The following is a genomic window from Geobacillus subterraneus.
GGGCGTATGGCATTCAAGGCCGGGCCGCCCTGTTTGTCAAACGGATTGAAGGCGACTACTTCACTGTCGTCGGTCTGCCGCTGTCGCGGACGGTAAGAGAACTGCGCCGGCTCGGTTGGCCTCCGCCAGAAGCGTAGGAGCGAAAAACGCGGACGGCTGGCCGCCGGGGCTTTGGACGGACTGAATAGGGCCTGCAAGCGGGCTTTGCTCCCCGGTGGAAGGGGAGACGATAATCATAGAAAAGGGGAGATAGGATGGCGTGGATGATTCGCGATGTACCGAGAGACAGCCGGCCGCGTGAACGGTTGCTGTCATCAGGGCCGGAAAGCTTGTCTGACCATGAGTTATTGGCGATTTTGCTGCGCACCGGGACGAAAGACGAGTCGGTCGTGCAGCTCGCCCAGCGTCTTCTTCGTCATTTTGAAGGACTGAGGTTGCTGAAAGATGCGACGGTGGAAGAAATGACAAACATCAAAGGAATCGGGCCGACGAAAGCGGCGCAAATTTTGGCTGCGCTTGAGCTTGGCCGGCGCATTCACCAGTCCGGCTACAATGACCGCTATGTGATCCGTTGCCCGGAGGACGGGGCCAAATACGTGATGGAAGATATGCGCTTTTTATCGCAAGAACAT
Proteins encoded in this region:
- the radC gene encoding RadC family protein → MAWMIRDVPRDSRPRERLLSSGPESLSDHELLAILLRTGTKDESVVQLAQRLLRHFEGLRLLKDATVEEMTNIKGIGPTKAAQILAALELGRRIHQSGYNDRYVIRCPEDGAKYVMEDMRFLSQEHFVAIYLNTKNQVIHRKTVFIGSLNASIVHPREVFKEAIKRSAASVICVHNHPSGDPTPSREDIDVTKRLAECGRMIGIELLDHLIIGDQKFISLKEKGYV